In Gemmatimonadota bacterium, a single window of DNA contains:
- a CDS encoding ATP-dependent protease has protein sequence MELPLFPLDMVLLPHRRVPLHIFEERYKQMIGECLDNDTEFGLVWGTDDDFNDIGCAARVVGLLNRFPDGRMNILIEGTRRFRVIQQYDIHPYISGFVEDVEDDDEAFDIALGNRAKKLYSEAMKLSSGWISPQIPTLELGTLSYILASNLTLSLDEQQALLESTSPNERLKTVSNALEKSLATLREVKRRTRGNGHLL, from the coding sequence ATGGAACTTCCCCTCTTTCCCCTCGACATGGTGCTGCTACCACACCGGCGTGTTCCCTTGCATATCTTTGAAGAGCGATACAAGCAAATGATTGGTGAATGCCTTGACAACGACACCGAATTTGGTCTTGTATGGGGCACAGACGACGATTTTAACGACATCGGATGCGCGGCGCGTGTTGTCGGCCTGCTCAATCGATTTCCCGATGGCCGAATGAACATCTTAATTGAAGGAACGCGACGCTTTCGCGTTATCCAGCAATACGATATCCATCCGTATATATCGGGCTTTGTGGAAGACGTAGAAGACGACGACGAAGCTTTTGACATCGCTTTGGGAAACCGCGCCAAAAAACTCTATTCCGAAGCCATGAAGCTCTCATCGGGCTGGATATCGCCCCAAATACCCACTCTGGAACTGGGTACACTTTCATACATCCTCGCATCAAACCTCACCTTATCCCTCGATGAACAGCAAGCACTTCTGGAAAGCACCTCACCCAATGAACGCCTCAAAACTGTGTCCAATGCGCTCGAAAAGTCACTCGCCACCCTGCGCGAAGTAAAGCGCCGGACACGTGGAAATGGACATCTGTTGTAA